From Peromyscus maniculatus bairdii isolate BWxNUB_F1_BW_parent chromosome 8, HU_Pman_BW_mat_3.1, whole genome shotgun sequence, a single genomic window includes:
- the Ccdc182 gene encoding coiled-coil domain-containing protein 182 — translation MMEALFQAGSILMKVNTLQGRKMVESALQSGDLSLSHSWPSCLPLPADLEILQQKVAAVQRELEDFKKEALKAISYLEDAFCEMNGVLAQQEEQAARVKQRLREEEDRGVVRNKVLTFLLPREKQLREHCQRLENMLARSHDPGRVTRKSQDD, via the coding sequence ATGATGGAAGCCCTCTTTCAGGCAGGGTCCATCCTCATGAAGGTGAATACCTTACAGGGCAGGAAGATGGTGGAGAGTGCGCTCCAGTCTGGGGACCTTTCCCTGTCTCACTCatggccctcctgcctccctctaccAGCCGATTTGGAGATCCTGCAGCAGAAAGTGGCCGCGGTGCAAAGGGAGCTGGAGGACTTCAAGAAGGAGGCTCTGAAGGCCATCAGCTACCTGGAGGACGCCTTCTGCGAGATGAACGGCGTCCTGGCCCAGCAGGAGGAGCAGGCTGCTCGCGTGAAGCAgcggctgagggaggaggaggaccgGGGCGTCGTTCGCAACAAGGTGCTCACCTTCCTCCTGCCCCGGGAGAAGCAGCTTCGTGAACACTGCCAGCGGCTGGAGAACATGCTGGCCAGGAGCCACGACCCGGGGCGAGTCACCAGGAAGAGCCAGGACGACTGA